A genomic window from Winogradskyella sp. J14-2 includes:
- a CDS encoding LolA family protein, with protein sequence MKRILFLAFVSLGFTGFAQHDAKAETLLTEVSNKIKSYKNISIDFKYELNNVNEENMSQETRGDVVIEGEKYKLNILGVTRIFDGKTLYTISPEDEEVTISSENSEEEGTIAPSDMLSFYEDGYTYKMDIVQNVKGRKIQYVKLTPMDTNSEIKHVLLGIDATTKHIYNLIEVGKNGTKTALTVNSFQTDQPISKTLFTFDESKYADYYINRID encoded by the coding sequence ATGAAACGAATATTATTTTTAGCATTTGTAAGTTTAGGTTTTACAGGTTTTGCTCAACATGATGCAAAAGCAGAAACACTATTAACAGAAGTAAGTAATAAAATAAAAAGCTATAAAAATATATCTATAGACTTTAAATACGAACTGAACAATGTTAATGAGGAGAATATGAGCCAAGAAACCCGTGGAGATGTTGTTATTGAAGGCGAAAAATATAAACTTAATATATTGGGAGTAACAAGAATATTTGATGGCAAAACACTTTATACCATTAGCCCAGAAGATGAAGAAGTAACCATATCATCAGAAAATTCGGAAGAAGAAGGCACAATTGCACCTAGTGATATGCTATCGTTTTACGAAGATGGCTATACCTATAAAATGGATATTGTGCAAAATGTAAAAGGCAGAAAAATTCAGTATGTAAAATTAACTCCTATGGACACCAATTCTGAAATAAAGCATGTTTTATTGGGCATAGACGCTACTACAAAACACATATATAATCTAATAGAGGTTGGTAAAAACGGAACAAAAACAGCATTAACTGTTAATTCTTTTCAAACCGACCAACCTATCTCAAAAACCTTGTTTACATTTGACGAGAGTAAATATGCTGATTATTACATCAACAGAATAGACTAA
- a CDS encoding FtsK/SpoIIIE family DNA translocase produces MAKKTTKKKNTTKAKSKTTFKKPSLTLSNQQKLIFGSLLIILGVLLFISFLSFIFTGKEDQSVLSNFPERSEAYKNWASQLGAWVSEFFINKGFGISSFIFSGLIFLSGIYVTLNLKKTKLRKHWIWGTLIVIWLSIFFGFFTHKYDILGGTIGFEMNHFFQDYIGKIGTILLLLFGLIAYLALRFKVTGDTFVKLFSSAKKSFKNDINPDTQEDSKTAIVDNSLTEEAEAIKSAFEISLDKPEPTISNHSKPKENIAHAHNEVTSKKIPELELESELKVEVEAVEEEQSETDNLADKLVEDFGQFDPTLELSNYQFPHLDLLKKYENEGISIDQEELEENKNRIVETLSNYKIGITSIKATIGPTVTLYEIVPDAGIRISKIKNLEDDIALSLAALGIRIIAPIPGKGTIGIEVPNKNSTIVSMRSVIASQKFQQSKMQLPIAFGKTISNETFVVDLAKMPHLLMAGATGQGKSVGLNAVLTSLLYKKHPAEVKFVLVDPKKVELTLFNKIERHYLAKLPDSEDAIITDNTKVINTLNSLCIEMDNRYEMLKNAFCRNIAEYNAKFKARKLNPNDGHQFLPYIVLVVDEFADLIMTAGKEVETPIARLAQLARAIGIHLIIATQRPSVNVITGIIKANFPARIAFRVTSKIDSRTILDGSGADQLIGRGDMLYTQGNDLIRLQCAFVDTPEVEKITEFIGSQKAYPDAHMLPEYVGEEGGTNLDIDISDRDKLFREAAEIIVTAQQGSASLLQRKLKLGYNRAGRIIDQLEAAGIVGPFEGSKARQVLVPDLVALDQLLESEQQ; encoded by the coding sequence ATGGCAAAAAAAACAACTAAAAAGAAAAATACAACCAAAGCAAAGTCTAAAACGACTTTTAAAAAGCCATCATTAACATTATCTAATCAGCAAAAGCTCATTTTTGGAAGCTTACTGATTATTTTGGGAGTGCTTTTGTTTATTTCCTTTTTGTCTTTCATATTTACGGGTAAAGAAGACCAAAGTGTGTTAAGCAATTTTCCTGAGCGTTCTGAAGCCTATAAAAATTGGGCAAGTCAATTAGGTGCCTGGGTAAGTGAATTTTTCATTAATAAGGGGTTTGGAATTTCATCCTTTATTTTTTCTGGCTTAATTTTTCTGTCTGGCATATATGTGACTTTAAACCTCAAAAAAACAAAACTTAGAAAGCATTGGATTTGGGGAACATTAATCGTCATTTGGTTATCTATTTTCTTCGGTTTCTTTACACACAAATATGATATTCTTGGTGGTACCATAGGTTTTGAAATGAATCATTTCTTTCAAGATTACATAGGAAAAATAGGCACTATCCTATTATTACTTTTTGGGCTTATCGCCTACCTAGCCCTAAGATTTAAAGTTACTGGTGATACGTTTGTAAAACTTTTTAGCAGCGCCAAGAAAAGCTTTAAAAACGATATAAATCCAGATACACAAGAGGATTCTAAAACAGCCATTGTAGACAATAGCCTTACCGAAGAAGCCGAAGCCATTAAATCTGCTTTTGAAATTTCTCTTGATAAACCAGAGCCTACTATAAGTAATCATTCTAAGCCCAAAGAGAACATAGCGCACGCACATAATGAAGTTACTTCTAAAAAAATACCAGAACTAGAACTAGAATCAGAATTAAAGGTTGAGGTCGAAGCTGTAGAAGAAGAACAATCTGAAACAGATAATCTGGCTGACAAGCTTGTTGAGGATTTTGGGCAATTTGACCCAACTTTAGAATTGAGCAATTATCAATTTCCACATTTAGATCTGCTAAAGAAATATGAAAACGAAGGTATTTCTATAGACCAAGAAGAACTCGAAGAAAACAAAAACCGAATTGTAGAAACATTAAGTAACTACAAAATTGGTATTACGAGCATAAAAGCAACCATTGGCCCAACAGTAACACTTTACGAAATTGTGCCAGATGCAGGTATCAGAATTTCAAAAATTAAAAATCTCGAAGATGACATCGCGTTGTCACTTGCAGCTTTAGGCATTAGAATTATTGCTCCAATTCCAGGTAAAGGAACTATTGGTATTGAGGTACCAAACAAAAATTCGACAATCGTTTCTATGCGTTCGGTAATTGCGTCTCAAAAATTTCAGCAGTCCAAAATGCAATTACCAATTGCGTTCGGAAAAACCATTAGCAACGAAACCTTTGTGGTAGATTTAGCCAAAATGCCACACTTACTCATGGCAGGTGCCACAGGACAAGGTAAATCGGTTGGGTTAAATGCGGTATTAACATCGTTATTGTACAAAAAACACCCAGCGGAAGTAAAGTTTGTCTTGGTCGATCCTAAAAAAGTAGAATTAACGCTTTTTAATAAAATAGAGCGTCATTATTTAGCAAAACTTCCAGATAGTGAAGATGCCATAATAACCGATAATACCAAAGTGATTAATACCTTAAACTCACTCTGTATAGAAATGGATAACCGTTACGAAATGCTTAAAAATGCATTTTGTAGAAACATTGCTGAATATAACGCTAAATTTAAAGCTAGAAAATTAAATCCTAATGACGGTCACCAATTCTTACCATACATTGTATTAGTAGTTGATGAGTTTGCAGATTTAATTATGACAGCTGGAAAAGAAGTAGAAACACCTATTGCTAGGTTAGCACAGTTGGCACGTGCTATTGGTATCCATCTTATAATAGCAACGCAGCGACCATCTGTAAATGTTATTACTGGTATTATTAAGGCCAACTTCCCAGCTCGTATTGCATTTAGAGTAACGAGTAAAATAGATTCGCGTACTATTTTAGACGGTTCTGGCGCAGACCAGCTTATTGGTCGAGGAGATATGCTTTATACACAAGGTAACGATCTTATTCGTTTGCAATGTGCTTTTGTTGACACTCCAGAAGTTGAAAAAATCACAGAATTTATTGGCTCGCAAAAAGCATATCCAGACGCGCATATGCTACCAGAATATGTTGGTGAAGAAGGTGGCACAAATCTTGATATAGATATTTCGGACAGAGATAAATTGTTTAGAGAAGCTGCCGAAATTATTGTAACCGCACAGCAAGGATCAGCTTCACTATTACAACGAAAACTAAAGTTAGGTTATAACAGAGCTGGTAGAATTATAGACCAGTTAGAAGCTGCAGGTATTGTAGGTCCTTTTGAAGGCAGCAAAGCAAGGCAGGTTTTAGTCCCAGATTTAGTAGCTCTAGATCAATTATTAGAAAGTGAACAACAATAA
- a CDS encoding M15 family metallopeptidase, which produces MIEYFINLKPILHNQMKQLAILLSFIALVTSCIDKPEKTSTALKTKTDIETLPKLQKNKSSKDTLNITKEFVLGKFNYKTDSTFVKVEPKYATKEIYLNHLVYQAFLKMAKAAKKDSIDLKILSGTRNFYEQKAIWQRKWNTFKDLEPLERAKRILEYSSMPSTSRHHWGTDMDLNSLNNSYFNSGKGLKTYQWLLEHAHSFGFYQVYTNKNNGRTGYNEEKWHWSFVPLASNYLEFYNAHIKIEDISEFEGSQLAKNLHVIEDYVNGIANKAKEYKQHTP; this is translated from the coding sequence ATGATTGAATACTTTATCAATCTTAAACCTATTCTGCACAATCAAATGAAACAGCTTGCTATTTTACTTTCTTTTATTGCACTAGTAACAAGTTGTATAGATAAGCCTGAAAAAACTTCAACGGCACTTAAAACTAAAACAGATATTGAAACTCTACCTAAGCTACAAAAAAATAAATCCTCAAAAGACACGCTTAACATTACAAAAGAGTTTGTGCTGGGTAAGTTTAATTACAAAACAGATTCTACCTTTGTCAAAGTAGAGCCCAAGTATGCAACAAAAGAAATTTATCTTAACCACTTAGTGTATCAAGCTTTTTTAAAAATGGCTAAAGCTGCTAAAAAAGATAGTATTGATCTAAAGATCCTATCTGGCACGCGAAACTTTTATGAACAAAAAGCCATTTGGCAACGTAAATGGAACACCTTTAAAGACCTCGAACCTTTAGAGCGTGCCAAGAGAATTTTAGAATATAGTTCTATGCCTTCTACATCTCGGCATCATTGGGGAACAGACATGGATTTAAATAGTTTAAATAATTCGTATTTTAACAGCGGAAAAGGATTAAAAACCTACCAATGGTTATTAGAGCATGCCCATAGTTTTGGATTCTACCAGGTTTATACCAATAAAAATAATGGAAGAACAGGTTATAATGAAGAAAAATGGCATTGGTCTTTTGTACCTTTGGCGAGTAATTATTTAGAATTTTACAATGCTCATATTAAAATAGAAGATATTTCTGAGTTTGAAGGATCGCAACTGGCTAAAAATCTTCATGTTATTGAAGATTATGTCAATGGGATTGCTAATAAGGCAAAAGAATATAAACAACATACACCTTAA